The Actinomycetota bacterium sequence GACGGCCAGGGTGCCCTCGGAGGCCGGGCCGACCGACCCCGCCACCGGCGCGTCGACGAACCCGACCTCCCGTTCCTCCAGCGCCTTGGCCACCTTCCGGGCCGGCGCCGGCCCGGTGGTCGACATGTCGATCAGGAGACATCCCGGCCCGAGCCCTCCGGCCAGCCCGTCCCGGCCGAGCACGACCTCCTCCAGGGCGCCGCCGTCGGCCAGCATGGTGATGGCCACCTCCGCCCTGGACCCGGCCTCGGCGGGCGAGCTCGCCACCTCGGCCCGGTCGGCCAGCGCCTCGGCGTGCGCCCTGGTCCGCGACCAGACGACCAGAGCGTGCCCAGCATCGGAAAGGCGCCCCGCCATGGGGGCGCCCATCCGTCCGAGCCCGAGAAAGGCGACGCGGGTCACGCCTCGTCGGACTTCGCTTCCCGCCGCTCCCGGGCGCCGACACCCTCGGCGACGCGGCCGATGGCCACGCCGGTCTCCTTGTCGAAGAAGTGGAACCCGCCGGTGTCGACGGCCAGGTCGACGGTGCGGCCGACCCTGGCCTGGGTCTTGGGGTTGACCCGGGCGGTCCACAGCCCATGGCCCTCCCCGGCCAGTTCCTCGGCCTCGACCTCGTCCTTGGCCGCCTTGTCGAACCTAGCGATCATGATGTCGTGATGGACCGGGGGGGCGGCCATGTGGAAGATCAGGTTGACTTCGGAGCCGAGCTCCTCGGTGACCGCGACCTCGCCCTTGACCCGAGGCCAGTCCTGGGGGGCGAAGGCCCCATCCTCCATGCTGGAGGGGCGCAGCCCCACGATCAGCTGCCGGTCGAAGTAGCCGTCCAGGCCCTCCCGGGAGCTGACCAGCTGCTCGGGCAGCGGCACCTTGTGCTCGGCGAACAACAGCATCGGCCCTTGGTCGCGGACCAGCTTGGCCTCGGCCAGGTTCATCGCCGGAGAGCCGATGAAGGTGGCCACAAACAGGTTGTCGGGGGCGTCGAACAGCATCTGGGGGGTGTTGACCTGCATCAACTCCCCATCCTTGAGCACCGCGACCCGGGTCCCCAGGGTCATGGCCTCGATCTGGTCGTGGGTCACATAGACGGTCGTCACCCCGAGGCGCTCATGCAGGCTGGACAGCTGGGCCCGCATGCTGACCCGGAGCTTGGCGTCCAAGTTACTCAACGGCTCGTCCATCAGATATGCCTGGGGATTGCGGACGATCGCTCGGCCCATGGCCACCCGCTGACGCTGGCCACCCGACAGCGCCGCCGGCTTGCGCTTCAAGAAGGGTTCCAGGGCGAGCATCTTGGCCGCTTCGGCGACCCGCTTCTTCTGCTCGTCCTTGGGGGTCTTT is a genomic window containing:
- the ugpC gene encoding sn-glycerol-3-phosphate ABC transporter ATP-binding protein UgpC encodes the protein MARIELQDVSKVYTGGVRAVNALTLDIPDGDFMVFVGPSGCGKSTALRMVAGLEDITEGEIRIGDRVVNDMPPKDRDIAMVFQNYALYPHMTVEDNLAFGLQLRKTPKDEQKKRVAEAAKMLALEPFLKRKPAALSGGQRQRVAMGRAIVRNPQAYLMDEPLSNLDAKLRVSMRAQLSSLHERLGVTTVYVTHDQIEAMTLGTRVAVLKDGELMQVNTPQMLFDAPDNLFVATFIGSPAMNLAEAKLVRDQGPMLLFAEHKVPLPEQLVSSREGLDGYFDRQLIVGLRPSSMEDGAFAPQDWPRVKGEVAVTEELGSEVNLIFHMAAPPVHHDIMIARFDKAAKDEVEAEELAGEGHGLWTARVNPKTQARVGRTVDLAVDTGGFHFFDKETGVAIGRVAEGVGARERREAKSDEA